The following are from one region of the Synechococcus sp. CBW1108 genome:
- a CDS encoding IS5 family transposase — translation MYVFQHAGQLSIEEFYTPFGGKLDPNNRWVLLRNLIPWMPLESQYAPQFSAKTGAPAKPFQIAFGALYIQQRLGVTDRETVQLITESPYLQFFIGLSAYQAMPPFDPSMMVHFRKRIGPDLIKICNDMTKANGIAMIKEMLVSAEEDDSEQEEEQQLAAIDEALGVKPATLDPESNWGTLILDATCVPDDIPYPVDLRLLNEAREATEKIIDELFKQLQGKINRKPRCNRDKARNRFLAIIKKKKPKCAEIREVKRFKLNEIRRNLRAIDQMIHCGAMLLELGTQLYRKLLITSELYRKQQEMYDADSRRIDDRIVNLSKPHVRPIVRGKAGRRTEFGAKISISDDNGFVDVDRISWDNYNEANDLIARAKQYKEERGYYPARICADSIYMTLGNKKFCAENNIRLSGRPRKKQVEAEVQTAEQQELFKSDLRKRSVIEGRIGTSKRKYGLDRIMTKLIETSRTVITMAFFVMNAEKVLRLLRLLFSILVSVYILMLYLLASWRRPALLWAA, via the coding sequence ATGTACGTTTTTCAGCACGCAGGTCAGCTATCGATCGAGGAGTTTTACACGCCCTTCGGCGGCAAACTAGATCCTAATAATCGCTGGGTTCTGCTTCGTAACCTGATTCCATGGATGCCGCTGGAAAGCCAGTATGCACCCCAATTCAGTGCCAAGACAGGAGCACCGGCCAAGCCGTTTCAGATAGCGTTCGGTGCGCTGTACATCCAGCAACGCCTGGGAGTGACAGACCGCGAAACAGTTCAGCTGATCACGGAATCACCGTATCTACAATTTTTCATTGGCTTGAGTGCATACCAGGCAATGCCCCCGTTTGATCCATCGATGATGGTGCATTTTCGTAAGCGCATTGGCCCTGATCTGATCAAGATCTGCAATGACATGACCAAGGCCAATGGCATTGCGATGATTAAAGAGATGCTGGTTTCGGCGGAGGAGGATGATAGCGAACAAGAAGAGGAGCAACAGCTTGCTGCCATCGACGAAGCGCTAGGGGTGAAGCCTGCAACGTTGGATCCTGAAAGTAACTGGGGTACTCTGATTCTTGATGCAACCTGCGTGCCTGATGACATTCCCTACCCAGTAGATCTGAGGTTGCTCAACGAAGCGAGAGAGGCCACTGAGAAGATCATCGACGAACTGTTCAAGCAGTTGCAGGGAAAGATCAATCGTAAACCCCGCTGCAACCGGGATAAAGCTCGGAATCGGTTTCTGGCGATCATCAAGAAGAAAAAGCCCAAATGCGCCGAGATCCGTGAGGTCAAGCGCTTTAAGCTCAACGAGATTCGGAGAAACCTCAGAGCAATTGATCAGATGATCCACTGCGGTGCCATGCTTTTGGAGCTTGGAACCCAGCTCTACCGCAAGCTGCTGATCACCAGTGAACTGTACCGGAAGCAGCAGGAGATGTATGACGCTGATAGCCGGCGCATCGACGATCGGATTGTCAATTTGTCAAAACCACACGTGCGGCCGATCGTGAGGGGCAAGGCGGGAAGGCGAACAGAGTTCGGTGCGAAGATCTCAATATCAGATGATAATGGCTTTGTCGATGTGGATCGAATCAGCTGGGACAACTACAATGAAGCCAACGACCTGATCGCACGTGCCAAGCAATACAAGGAAGAGCGAGGGTACTATCCAGCACGAATCTGTGCCGATTCAATCTATATGACATTAGGCAACAAGAAGTTCTGCGCAGAAAATAACATCAGACTCAGTGGCCGTCCACGCAAGAAGCAGGTAGAGGCCGAGGTGCAGACAGCAGAGCAACAAGAGCTTTTTAAATCAGACTTGAGAAAGCGTTCCGTGATCGAGGGAAGAATCGGAACGAGCAAACGGAAATATGGACTGGATCGGATCATGACCAAGCTGATTGAAACATCAAGAACGGTGATCACGATGGCGTTCTTTGTGATGAATGCCGAGAAGGTTCTCAGGCTACTGCGCCTCTTATTCTCTATTCTTGTCTCTGTGTACATCCTGATGCTCTATTTGCTCGCCTCCTGGCGCCGTCCAGCGCTTCTGTGGGCTGCTTAG
- a CDS encoding glycoside hydrolase family 3 N-terminal domain-containing protein, producing the protein MSPPLPAADPGARAQELLAKLSTSEKLNLLDGDTPFWSGMVDIALRDASHRHPWPAGQLPRLGLGGLHFVDGPRGVVLEGGATTFPVPMARGASWNPELEERVGAAIAREARSFGANWLAAVCVNLLRHPGWGRAQETYGEDPLHVGALGAAMTRGIERHAIACVKHFACYSIDSSRFLVDVQASPRVLQELYLPQFRACIEAGAGTVMSAYNRVNGQWCGENGELLSRILKGRWGFQGLVVSDFIFGVRNGIAALQAGLDLEMPFGMIFLGSLPDALAEGRLAMERIDDAVLRQLRLQLRIPSGEVQPSVRRCPEHLALAREAARQAIVLLRNEPLIEGQPALPLLNLGSLAVIGELADRLNLGDRGSSDTRPQAGVAVTPLQGLRQARPDLPINYSDGSNPEAAAGLAATCDGAVVVVGLDWRLEGEHIHPGDIAPILEQIPPPNWLLRSRLWPATRPQWRRVAKLIAWLTSHASARQGGDFAAGDRTDLGLPPAQVALIRSVAAANPRTVVVLMGGGAIRCSDWDRLVPGLLLLWYPGEQGGHALAEVLLGSVSPSGRLPFTIPIRENQLPPFEPRAPQARYDLWHGYRRLQRHLGVC; encoded by the coding sequence ATGAGCCCACCCCTTCCAGCCGCTGATCCAGGGGCCCGCGCCCAGGAGCTGCTGGCCAAGCTGAGCACCAGCGAGAAGCTCAACCTGCTGGATGGCGACACGCCGTTCTGGTCGGGCATGGTCGACATCGCCCTGCGGGATGCCTCCCACCGCCATCCCTGGCCGGCGGGTCAGCTGCCGCGGCTGGGCCTGGGCGGCCTCCACTTCGTGGATGGGCCGCGCGGCGTGGTGCTGGAGGGCGGCGCCACCACCTTTCCGGTGCCCATGGCCCGAGGCGCCAGCTGGAATCCTGAGCTGGAGGAGCGCGTCGGCGCTGCGATCGCACGGGAGGCTCGCAGCTTCGGGGCCAACTGGCTGGCGGCGGTGTGCGTAAACCTGTTGCGCCATCCGGGCTGGGGTAGGGCTCAGGAGACCTATGGCGAGGACCCCCTGCACGTAGGCGCCCTGGGGGCGGCGATGACCCGGGGCATCGAGCGCCATGCAATCGCCTGCGTCAAGCATTTCGCCTGCTATTCGATCGACAGCTCCCGCTTCCTGGTGGATGTGCAGGCCAGCCCGCGGGTGCTGCAGGAGCTATACCTGCCCCAGTTTCGGGCCTGCATCGAGGCTGGCGCCGGCACGGTGATGAGCGCCTACAACCGGGTAAACGGGCAGTGGTGCGGCGAGAACGGGGAGCTGCTCTCCCGGATTCTCAAGGGCCGCTGGGGCTTCCAGGGCCTGGTGGTGAGCGACTTCATCTTCGGGGTACGCAACGGAATTGCCGCCCTGCAGGCTGGCCTGGATCTGGAGATGCCTTTCGGGATGATCTTTCTCGGCTCTCTGCCGGATGCCCTGGCTGAGGGCCGATTGGCGATGGAGCGGATCGATGACGCCGTGCTGCGCCAGCTACGGCTGCAGCTACGCATCCCTTCCGGCGAGGTCCAGCCATCGGTGCGCCGCTGCCCGGAGCATCTGGCCCTGGCCCGCGAGGCGGCGCGCCAGGCAATCGTGCTGCTGCGCAACGAGCCGCTTATCGAAGGCCAGCCAGCATTGCCGCTGCTGAATCTGGGCTCCCTGGCGGTGATCGGGGAGCTGGCGGATCGGCTGAACCTGGGCGACCGCGGCTCCTCGGACACCCGTCCGCAGGCAGGAGTGGCAGTCACGCCGCTGCAGGGGCTGCGGCAGGCGAGGCCTGATCTGCCCATCAACTACAGCGATGGTTCCAACCCAGAAGCGGCGGCTGGGCTGGCGGCTACCTGCGATGGGGCCGTGGTGGTGGTGGGGCTTGACTGGCGCCTGGAGGGGGAACACATCCACCCCGGCGATATCGCCCCGATCCTGGAGCAGATCCCCCCACCAAACTGGCTGCTGCGCAGTCGCCTCTGGCCGGCCACCAGGCCCCAATGGCGGCGGGTCGCCAAGCTGATCGCCTGGCTCACAAGCCATGCCTCAGCTCGCCAGGGAGGCGACTTCGCCGCCGGAGATCGCACCGATCTGGGCCTGCCGCCGGCCCAGGTGGCATTGATCCGGAGCGTGGCTGCAGCCAACCCGCGCACGGTGGTGGTGCTGATGGGCGGCGGTGCCATCCGCTGCAGCGACTGGGATCGGTTGGTACCGGGCCTGCTGTTGCTCTGGTACCCAGGCGAGCAGGGGGGCCATGCCCTGGCGGAGGTGCTGCTGGGGTCTGTGTCGCCCTCAGGGCGGCTGCCCTTCACCATCCCGATCCGTGAGAACCAGCTGCCCCCATTTGAGCCCCGTGCCCCGCAGGCCCGCTACGACCTCTGGCATGGCTACAGGCGATTGCAGCGGCACCTAGGAGTTTGCTGA
- a CDS encoding IS5 family transposase: MYRKLHNGQLSIEDFHVPFGGTLDADNRWVIFSSLMPWEELEETYAPQFNPTTGAPAKPVRLAFGALFIKQRLGLSDEETVEQIRENAYMQFFLGFGGYSSKTPFDPSMMVHFRKRFSEQELNRINELIAERGKAMVMEAVASFPDNDESDDPDAGTDKQISLDDLVKPADWPQDKNWGTLSIDASCTPADITYPTDLKLLNEARESTERIIDDLCSQRSTLRKHKPRYDRGRARAAFLKVAKQKKPRRRKINAAIRRQLDYLQRSLDAIDALIASGARLSGLKPHWWRKLLVISELQRQQTILLVAKTRSIPDRIVNLVQRQVRPIVRGKARAAVEFGAKISVSVRNGFAFLHRISWDPYNESEDLIPQAKKYKQEHGCYPERICADRIYINTKNRNFCTRNNIRLSGKLLGRPPKDPAVTAAHKQQLSADQRRRNEVEGVFGSGKRKYSLRLIMARLPKGAETSISMAFLVMCAEKILRLLRLFFVAISAWFCAWECPGWLWEALRNICCLETAESRAGAYPSFRAAYLPCLGPESS; the protein is encoded by the coding sequence ATGTACCGGAAACTCCATAACGGCCAGCTCTCAATCGAGGATTTTCATGTGCCTTTTGGTGGCACGTTGGATGCGGACAACCGCTGGGTGATCTTCTCCTCCTTAATGCCATGGGAGGAGTTGGAAGAAACATATGCCCCTCAGTTCAATCCCACCACTGGCGCCCCAGCAAAGCCTGTACGCCTGGCGTTTGGTGCATTGTTCATCAAGCAGAGGCTTGGCCTGAGCGACGAGGAGACGGTTGAGCAGATCCGAGAAAACGCTTACATGCAGTTTTTCCTTGGATTTGGTGGCTATTCCAGTAAGACACCATTTGACCCATCAATGATGGTTCATTTTCGTAAGCGCTTCTCAGAGCAAGAGCTCAATCGGATTAATGAACTCATTGCCGAACGGGGAAAAGCCATGGTGATGGAGGCTGTGGCCTCATTCCCAGATAACGACGAATCTGATGATCCAGATGCTGGTACAGATAAACAGATTTCACTTGACGACCTCGTGAAGCCTGCAGATTGGCCACAGGACAAGAACTGGGGAACGCTCAGCATCGATGCTTCTTGCACGCCAGCCGACATCACCTATCCGACTGACTTGAAGTTGCTCAACGAGGCGAGGGAGTCAACCGAGCGGATCATTGATGATCTGTGCAGCCAGCGCTCAACACTTCGCAAACACAAGCCCAGATATGATCGTGGTAGAGCACGTGCTGCTTTCCTCAAAGTCGCCAAACAGAAGAAGCCACGCCGTCGGAAGATAAATGCCGCAATACGCCGCCAGCTCGACTATCTGCAGCGAAGTCTTGATGCCATTGACGCCCTGATCGCTTCTGGGGCAAGACTTTCTGGCTTGAAGCCCCATTGGTGGCGCAAGCTTCTCGTGATCAGCGAGCTGCAGCGACAACAGACGATCCTGCTGGTCGCCAAGACGCGCAGCATCCCCGACCGCATCGTCAACCTGGTTCAGCGACAGGTTCGCCCCATTGTTCGCGGCAAGGCAAGAGCGGCTGTTGAGTTTGGAGCCAAGATCAGTGTCTCAGTGCGGAATGGATTTGCCTTCCTGCACAGGATCAGTTGGGATCCGTACAATGAGTCTGAAGACCTGATCCCACAGGCTAAGAAATATAAACAAGAGCACGGCTGCTACCCCGAGCGTATCTGCGCCGATCGCATCTACATCAACACCAAGAATCGAAACTTCTGCACAAGGAATAACATACGTCTCTCCGGCAAGCTATTGGGAAGGCCGCCAAAGGATCCCGCGGTCACCGCTGCGCACAAGCAGCAGCTCAGCGCTGATCAGCGAAGGCGCAACGAGGTTGAGGGAGTCTTTGGGTCAGGGAAGCGGAAGTATTCACTTCGGCTGATCATGGCTCGTCTGCCCAAGGGTGCAGAGACCTCGATCTCTATGGCGTTCCTGGTGATGTGCGCTGAGAAGATCCTGAGGCTCCTCCGCCTCTTTTTTGTCGCTATCTCTGCCTGGTTTTGTGCATGGGAGTGTCCTGGCTGGCTCTGGGAGGCACTCAGGAACATCTGCTGCCTTGAGACAGCCGAATCGCGAGCCGGTGCATATCCAAGTTTTCGAGCTGCCTACCTCCCTTGCCTTGGGCCGGAGTCGAGCTGA
- a CDS encoding NAD(P)H-quinone oxidoreductase subunit F: MTVFLLRAAWLIPAYPLLAAVASLAWSPGLISRTGPRPCGYLNLLMVAVAFCHSLVALTALHTNARAGAEALYRPLSFGWTWLDTAGLRVGFDGLVTEPALIAMAVITGLHLLVQIYAIGYLEMDWGWPRFFGSLSFFEAGLCALVLTDSVFFSYVILELLTLGTYLIVGTWYNQPLVVKGARDAFLTKRIGDLILLAGVIALLPMTGTWNFHGLQGWAADLTNNGTPLPPGFQLILLALIAGPMGKCAQIPLHLWLDEAMESPLPSTVLRNSVVVVGGAWVLLRLEPLLELSPFVQAVLVVVGGSTAVVASLIALAQVDVKRALSFLVSSWLGLLFVAVGLGGTAVADHLLLVYPLPMALLLMAIGTIVISNVTQDLTQLGGLWSKRPLIGIAFLAGAAGLMGLPPFASFAALRELLALTAASGHPVLLGGVVLVTNALITAGLIRVFGQIWGGRPTPFTTRSPEVLWLMVLPTMVLAGMVLHLPMLLVANGVYSLTPLAGWGPLAWPLIASTLVGGSLSAAFYLRPHGLAQLPASLGGLQDWLAHDMHTERFYHRTVVALVLALARFGAWSDSRLVDGFSGGTGAVALEGARRLSFTTSGRSQAYALTLVLGVLLMAAWLIAADLPPISTALP, translated from the coding sequence ATGACCGTATTTCTGCTCAGGGCGGCCTGGCTGATTCCCGCGTATCCGCTGCTGGCCGCCGTGGCGTCCCTGGCCTGGTCGCCGGGATTGATCTCCCGCACCGGCCCGCGGCCCTGCGGCTATCTCAATCTGCTGATGGTGGCTGTGGCCTTCTGCCACAGCCTGGTGGCGCTCACGGCCCTGCACACCAACGCCCGCGCCGGAGCCGAGGCCCTCTACCGGCCGCTCAGCTTCGGCTGGACCTGGCTCGACACCGCCGGGCTGCGGGTGGGTTTTGACGGTCTGGTGACTGAGCCGGCCCTGATCGCCATGGCGGTGATTACGGGCTTGCACCTGCTGGTGCAGATCTATGCCATCGGCTACCTGGAAATGGACTGGGGCTGGCCCCGCTTCTTCGGCTCGCTCAGCTTCTTCGAGGCGGGCCTCTGCGCCCTGGTGCTCACCGATTCGGTGTTCTTCAGCTACGTGATCCTCGAGTTGCTCACCCTGGGCACCTACCTGATCGTGGGCACCTGGTACAACCAGCCCCTGGTGGTGAAGGGGGCCCGCGATGCTTTTCTCACCAAGCGGATTGGCGACTTGATCCTGCTGGCAGGGGTGATTGCCCTGTTGCCGATGACTGGCACCTGGAATTTCCATGGTCTGCAGGGCTGGGCCGCCGATCTCACCAACAACGGCACCCCCTTACCGCCCGGCTTCCAGCTGATCCTGCTGGCCCTGATCGCAGGCCCCATGGGTAAGTGCGCCCAGATTCCCCTGCACCTCTGGCTCGATGAGGCGATGGAGAGCCCCCTGCCTTCCACCGTGCTGCGCAATTCCGTGGTTGTGGTGGGTGGCGCCTGGGTGCTGCTGCGACTGGAGCCCCTGTTGGAGCTCAGTCCCTTCGTGCAGGCGGTGCTTGTGGTGGTGGGCGGCTCCACCGCCGTGGTGGCCTCGCTGATCGCCCTGGCCCAGGTGGACGTCAAGCGGGCCCTCTCCTTTCTGGTGAGCAGCTGGCTGGGGCTGCTGTTCGTGGCAGTGGGGCTGGGCGGCACCGCAGTAGCAGATCACCTGCTGCTGGTCTATCCGCTGCCGATGGCCCTGCTGCTGATGGCAATCGGCACGATCGTGATCAGCAATGTCACCCAGGACCTCACCCAGTTGGGGGGGCTGTGGAGCAAACGGCCCCTGATCGGCATCGCCTTCCTTGCCGGCGCCGCTGGCCTGATGGGCTTGCCGCCGTTCGCCAGCTTCGCCGCCCTGCGCGAATTGCTCGCCCTCACGGCGGCGAGCGGCCATCCCGTGCTGCTGGGGGGCGTGGTGCTTGTCACCAACGCCCTGATCACCGCCGGCTTGATCCGGGTGTTTGGCCAGATCTGGGGAGGTCGACCAACGCCGTTCACCACCCGTTCTCCGGAGGTGCTCTGGTTGATGGTGCTGCCCACCATGGTGCTGGCGGGGATGGTGCTGCATCTCCCCATGCTCCTGGTGGCCAATGGGGTCTATTCCCTCACCCCCCTCGCAGGTTGGGGGCCTCTGGCCTGGCCCCTGATCGCCTCCACCCTGGTGGGCGGAAGCCTCTCGGCTGCCTTTTACCTGCGCCCCCACGGCCTGGCCCAGCTGCCGGCCTCCCTCGGCGGCCTGCAGGACTGGCTCGCCCACGACATGCATACCGAGCGCTTCTACCACCGCACCGTGGTGGCCCTGGTGCTGGCCCTGGCCCGCTTCGGTGCGTGGAGTGACAGTCGCCTGGTGGATGGCTTCAGCGGCGGCACCGGTGCGGTGGCCCTGGAAGGAGCCAGGCGCCTCAGCTTCACGACCTCCGGTCGCTCCCAGGCCTATGCCCTCACCTTGGTGCTCGGGGTGTTGCTTATGGCGGCCTGGCTGATTGCCGCTGATCTGCCGCCCATCTCCACCGCTCTGCCCTGA
- a CDS encoding IS5 family transposase codes for MYVFQHAGQLSIEEFYTPFGGKLDPNNRWLLLRNLIPWMPLESQYAPQFSAKTGAPAKPFQMAFGALYIQQRLGVTDRETVQLITESPYLQFFIGLSAYQAMPPFDPSMMVHFRKRIGPDLIKICNDMTKANGIAMIKEMLVSAEEDDSEQEEEQQLAAIDEALGVKPATLDPESNWGTLILDATCVPDDIPYPVDLRLLNEAREATEKIIDELFKQLQGKINRKPRCNRDKARNRFLAIIKKKKPKCAEIREVKRFQLNEIRRNLRAIDQMIHCGAMLLELGTQLYRKLLITSELYRQQQEMYDADSRRIDDRIVNLSKPHVRPIVRGKAGRRTEFGAKISISDDNGFVDVDRISWDNYNEANDLIARTKQYKEERGYYPARICADSIYMTLGNKKFCAENNIRLSGRPRKKQVEAEVQTAEQQELFKSDLRKRSVIEGRIGTSKRKYGLDRIMTKLIETSRTVITMAFFVMNAEKVLRLLRLLLSILVSVYILMLYLLASWRRPALLWAA; via the coding sequence ATGTACGTTTTTCAGCACGCAGGTCAGCTATCGATCGAGGAGTTTTACACGCCCTTCGGCGGCAAACTAGATCCTAATAATCGCTGGCTTCTGCTTCGTAACCTGATTCCATGGATGCCGCTGGAAAGCCAGTATGCACCCCAATTCAGTGCCAAGACAGGAGCACCGGCCAAGCCGTTTCAGATGGCGTTCGGTGCGCTGTACATCCAGCAACGCCTGGGAGTGACAGACCGCGAAACAGTTCAGCTGATCACGGAATCACCGTATCTACAATTTTTCATTGGCTTGAGTGCATACCAGGCAATGCCCCCGTTTGATCCATCGATGATGGTGCATTTTCGTAAGCGCATTGGCCCTGATCTGATCAAGATCTGCAATGACATGACCAAGGCCAATGGCATTGCGATGATTAAAGAGATGCTGGTTTCGGCGGAGGAGGATGATAGCGAACAAGAAGAGGAGCAACAGCTTGCTGCCATCGACGAAGCGCTAGGGGTGAAGCCTGCAACGTTGGATCCTGAAAGTAACTGGGGTACTCTGATTCTTGATGCAACCTGCGTGCCTGATGACATTCCCTACCCAGTAGATCTGAGGTTGCTCAACGAAGCGAGAGAGGCCACTGAGAAGATCATCGACGAACTGTTCAAGCAGTTGCAGGGAAAGATCAATCGTAAACCCCGCTGCAACCGGGATAAAGCTCGGAATCGGTTTCTGGCGATCATCAAGAAGAAAAAGCCCAAATGCGCCGAGATCCGTGAAGTCAAGCGCTTTCAGCTCAACGAGATCCGGAGAAACCTCAGAGCAATTGATCAGATGATCCATTGCGGTGCCATGCTTTTGGAGCTTGGAACCCAGCTCTACCGCAAGCTGCTGATCACCAGTGAACTGTACCGGCAGCAGCAGGAGATGTATGACGCTGATAGCCGGCGCATCGACGATCGGATTGTCAATTTGTCAAAACCACACGTGCGGCCGATCGTGAGGGGCAAGGCGGGAAGGCGAACAGAGTTCGGTGCGAAGATCTCAATATCAGATGATAATGGCTTTGTCGATGTGGATCGAATCAGCTGGGACAACTACAATGAAGCCAACGACCTGATCGCACGTACCAAGCAATACAAGGAAGAGCGAGGGTACTATCCAGCACGAATCTGTGCCGATTCAATCTATATGACATTAGGCAACAAGAAGTTCTGCGCAGAAAATAACATCAGACTCAGTGGCCGTCCACGCAAGAAGCAGGTAGAGGCCGAGGTGCAGACAGCAGAGCAACAAGAGCTTTTTAAATCAGACTTGAGAAAGCGTTCCGTGATCGAGGGAAGAATCGGAACGAGCAAACGGAAATATGGACTGGATCGGATCATGACCAAGCTGATTGAAACATCAAGAACGGTGATCACGATGGCGTTCTTTGTGATGAATGCCGAGAAGGTTCTCAGGCTACTGCGCCTCTTATTATCTATTCTTGTCTCTGTGTACATCCTGATGCTCTATTTGCTCGCCTCCTGGCGCCGTCCAGCGCTTCTGTGGGCTGCTTAG
- a CDS encoding NADH-quinone oxidoreductase subunit M, with translation MTLLLLLLLPLLVGLLLPLLPPGRSGLVRGLAAGAALAQLVVGLLAWRQPPAALTIEWLPRLGLGLDLGLDGLSLPLVLLTGLITAMAVLASPADQGRPRLYYSLILATNLGVMGAFLARNALLFVLAFELVLIPTTLLVAIWGGERRAGAAVRFLLYGAVSGLSLLGGVLAFGWFGQGAAGADTAVSFSFEALAATHLPASAQRWVLALLVLGFGIKLPVVPLHGWQPISYAEAPPPVVMLLGGVVSKLGAYGLLRFGVGLLPDAWSAFSPWIAAAGAVSAVYGALNAVAATDIRRLMAYSSLGHMGLLVLALAAATPMSLQGAMAQVLAHGLIVALLFDCVGLIQRKTGTTVIAELSGLMNPIRGLPFTMGLMLLALMAAAGIPGLAGFPAELLVFEGSWTVFPRATLICLVASGFTAVYAVRLFNRVGFGRLDNSRADWQSTRLAERLPAAVLTTLVVLAGIWPAGLTAWSEASTAAIALRHSDAVVQQLALAPRSPSSTLPA, from the coding sequence ATGACCCTGCTGCTGTTGCTCCTGCTTCCTCTGCTGGTGGGCCTGCTGCTGCCCCTGCTGCCGCCTGGCCGCTCCGGGCTGGTGCGCGGCCTGGCCGCCGGCGCCGCCCTGGCCCAGTTGGTGGTGGGCCTGCTGGCCTGGCGCCAGCCGCCCGCTGCCTTGACGATCGAATGGCTGCCCCGGCTGGGTTTGGGCCTGGATCTGGGCCTCGATGGGCTGTCGCTGCCACTGGTGCTGCTCACGGGCCTGATCACCGCCATGGCGGTGCTGGCCTCCCCCGCAGACCAGGGCCGCCCTCGCCTTTACTACTCCCTGATACTGGCCACCAACCTGGGGGTGATGGGGGCTTTCTTGGCCCGCAACGCCCTGCTGTTCGTGTTGGCCTTCGAGCTGGTGCTGATCCCCACCACCCTGCTGGTGGCGATCTGGGGCGGCGAGCGCCGTGCCGGTGCCGCCGTGCGTTTTCTGCTCTACGGGGCGGTGTCGGGCTTGAGCCTGCTGGGTGGCGTGTTGGCCTTCGGCTGGTTCGGCCAGGGTGCCGCCGGCGCCGACACCGCCGTGAGCTTTAGCTTCGAGGCCCTGGCCGCCACGCACCTGCCGGCCTCAGCCCAGCGCTGGGTGCTGGCCCTGCTGGTGCTCGGTTTCGGCATCAAGCTGCCGGTGGTGCCACTGCATGGCTGGCAGCCGATCAGCTACGCCGAAGCACCGCCGCCGGTGGTGATGCTGCTGGGGGGTGTGGTGTCGAAGCTGGGGGCCTACGGCCTGCTGCGCTTTGGGGTGGGCCTGCTGCCCGACGCCTGGAGTGCCTTTTCACCCTGGATCGCTGCCGCCGGTGCCGTGAGCGCGGTGTACGGCGCCCTCAATGCCGTTGCCGCCACCGACATCCGCCGCCTGATGGCCTACAGCTCCCTGGGCCACATGGGCCTGCTGGTGCTGGCCCTGGCGGCTGCTACGCCGATGAGCCTGCAGGGCGCCATGGCCCAGGTGCTGGCCCATGGCCTGATCGTGGCCCTGCTATTCGACTGCGTGGGGCTGATCCAGCGCAAGACCGGCACCACCGTGATCGCCGAGCTCTCGGGCCTGATGAACCCGATCCGCGGCCTGCCCTTCACCATGGGCCTGATGCTGCTTGCCCTGATGGCCGCCGCCGGCATCCCCGGCCTGGCGGGCTTCCCGGCCGAACTGCTGGTGTTCGAGGGCAGCTGGACCGTGTTCCCCCGGGCCACCCTGATCTGCCTGGTGGCCTCGGGCTTCACCGCCGTCTACGCGGTGCGGCTGTTCAACCGGGTGGGCTTCGGCCGGCTCGACAACAGCCGCGCCGACTGGCAGAGCACCCGACTGGCCGAACGGCTGCCGGCCGCTGTGCTCACCACCCTGGTGGTGCTCGCCGGCATCTGGCCTGCCGGGCTCACCGCCTGGAGCGAGGCCAGCACGGCCGCCATCGCCCTGCGTCACAGCGATGCGGTGGTTCAGCAGCTGGCCCTGGCTCCCCGTTCTCCTTCGTCGACCCTGCCCGCATGA